TGGATATGGCGCGCAGTATCAATGCTAGAGGTAACGCACCTCAACAGCTATCAGTAATGAATATTGATATCGAAAAATCAGTTCCCCGCAGATAAGCGGAACTAAACAAAGAGGGTATTTAGTACCTGAATTAAGATACCGAATACCCTCTCAAAATTGGATATTAATACTCTTTGAGTTGCTATAGTCTATTACGCGCATTCATCATTATTGTTTGCCTGAAATCCTAATTCTAAAAGAGCTTTACGGATTTTAGCTTTGGAAGGACGAACTTTAGGAACAGTTAATCCCATTTCTCTGGCAGTTTCAAATAAATCTCGCATCAATATATCCAGGGAAGTATCATCTGCGTCTTCGGGAAGTTTCTCAATCCTCGCTTCGTAGGCTAAAGTATAAAGCTCCAAGTGATGCTTACCCATAACTCTAGCAAGTTTTCTCAAGGTTTCCGGTGTCGGACAGGTTCCCTTAAAGCAAGCACCTCTTAACCGGGGTTGGGGAACACCAGACAAATCAGCCAGACGGTTCATGCTGATACCCTGTTCTTCCA
The Calothrix sp. 336/3 DNA segment above includes these coding regions:
- a CDS encoding helix-turn-helix transcriptional regulator, with amino-acid sequence MPARLQIKAEDCSPLGRFILQYLEEQGISMNRLADLSGVPQPRLRGACFKGTCPTPETLRKLARVMGKHHLELYTLAYEARIEKLPEDADDTSLDILMRDLFETAREMGLTVPKVRPSKAKIRKALLELGFQANNNDECA